In Hippoglossus stenolepis isolate QCI-W04-F060 chromosome 20, HSTE1.2, whole genome shotgun sequence, the following are encoded in one genomic region:
- the LOC118099347 gene encoding phosphatidate phosphatase LPIN1 isoform X2 — MNYVGQLAGQVFVQVKELYRGLNPATLSGCIDVIVVRQPDGSLQCSPFHVRFGKMGVLRSLEKVVDMEINGEPVDLHMKLGDNGEAFFVQETENDQEVVPSYLATSPIMSDGAALMSSSLMGKSSGQPVLTLGSAGSNGEPGGGMMKKRRKRRRKARADNVRREESGDYSGDEDMFTIDISSDECAEMESNRSSSRDVLRDETNVGSTSGSYKQAGLYTHSDGEWSPIHSPGNSRPTSPKSDSELLTKPSDADNQNPAMHWAWGELPHAAMPSFLPVRSNPPPVCPVSIPVSDSTHFRVITHETSSEAPSEISALQLLMSEDTVVTEQTVVTFGMESESTRMESQTVTSETQVSTVESVAARMMADLEEAQPRPHGKSDSPSKRKVVDKRSRHLGSDGIYLDDITDLQPEVAALYFPKSDGVAAVRSISDPGLHSSSQSPQSVSSGGDSGMDSYCDLMSDLPSIAISLCGGLTDNREITKEQFHEKIISYQQFAENPSLIDDPNLVVKIGSKYYNWSSAAPLMLAMQAFQKPLPKAAVENIMKEKMPKRGGRWWFSWRGRNSGDKSDSMSECGACGSAEQPGTMTSRHKEESSSSDEDLRAANQTSTSVQSEPGLASGGVSYKKTLRLTSEQLESLQLQDGPNNVVFSVTTQYQGTSRCQGTIYLWNWDDKIIISDIDGTITRSDTLGHILPTLGKDWTHQGIAQLYHKVSQNGYKFLYCSARAIGMADMTRGYLHWVNERGTMLPVGPVLLSPSSLFSALHREVIEKKPEKFKIECLTDIKNLFYPNKQPFYAAFGNRPTDVYSYKEVGVPLNRIFTVNPKGELVQEHAKTNISSYVRLGEVVDHVFPLKMRASSSDFPCSDTYSHFTFWRNQLPRVDHQGTTPPQSPSSSS; from the exons ATGAACTACGTGGGACAGTTGGCGGGCCAGGTGTTCGTCCAGGTCAAGGAGCTGTACCGGGGCCTCAATCCCGCCACCCTTTCTGGCTGCATTGACGTCATTGTCGTGAGACAGCCCGATGGCTCGCTGCAGTGCTCGCCCTTCCACGTTCGCTTCGGCAAGATGGGCGTCCTCCGGTCCCTAGAGAAAGTG GTTGACATGGAGATCAATGGGGAACCAGTGGATCTGCACATGAAGCTCGGGGACAATGGAGAGGCATTCTTTGTGCAAGAAACAGAAAACGATCAG GAAGTGGTTCCCTCCTACCTGGCCACATCTCCGATCATGTCCGACGGGGCCGCTCTCATGAGCTCCTCCCTGATGGGGAAGAGCTCTGGGCAGCCCGTGCTGACGCTGGGCTCCGCAGGGAGCAACGGGGAGCCCGGTGGCgggatgatgaagaagaggaggaagaggaggaggaaagccCGGGCGGACAacgtgaggagggaggagagcggaGACTACTCCGGAGACGAGGACATGTTCACCATAGACATCAGCTCCGATGAATGCGCGGAGATGGAGAGCAACAG gtctTCTTCTCGGGATGTCTTAAGAGACGAGACAAACGTCGGTTCGACCAGCGGCTCCTACAAACAGGCTGGACTCTACACCCACTCAGATGGAGAGTGGAGTCCCATCCACAG ccCTGGAAACTCTCGTCCCACGTCCCCAAAGAGTGACTCTGAATTGTTGACCAAGCCGTCAGACGCGGACAACCAGAATCCAGCCATGCACTGGGCGTGGGGAGAGCTGCCACATGCTGCCATG CCGTCCTTCCTCCCAGTGAGGTCCAACCCTCCACCAGTGTGTCCCGTATCCATCCCCGTGTCTGACAGCACCCATTTCCGCGTGATTACTCATGAGACGTCTTCAGAGGCCCCGTCTGAAATATCAGCGCTTCAGCTGCTGATGTCGGAGGACACGGTCGTCACAGAACAGACGGTTGTCACATTTGGGATGGAGTCAGAATCCACGAGGATGGAGTCTCAGACCGTCACCTCAGAGACGCAGGTGTCGACGGTGGAAAGTGTTGCTGCTCGTATGATGGCCGACCTGGAGGAGGCGCAGCCGCGGCCACATGGCAAGTCTGACTCTCCATCCAAGAGAAAAG TTGTAGACAAGAGGAGCCGCCATCTTGGTTCAGATGGGATTTAcctggatgacatcacagatcTCCAGCCGGAAGTGGCAGCACTTTACTTCCCTAAGAg TGACGGCGTTGCAGCCGTGAGGAGCATCTCAGACCCGGGCCTCCACAGCTCCAGTCAGTCCCCGCAGTCGGTCAGCTCTGGAGGAGACAGCGGCATGGACAGCTACTGCGACCTCATGTCAGACCTGCCGTCTATCGctatctctctgtgtggaggCCTCACTGACAACAGGGAGATCACAAAAG agcAGTTCCACGAGAAAATCATCTCCTACCAGCAGTTCGCAGAGAACCCCTCCCTCATCGACGACCCCAACTTGGTTGTAAAAATCGGCTCCAA GTACTATAACTGGAGCTCTGCGGCTCCACTTATGCTGGCGATGCAGGCCTTTCAGAAACCTCTGCCAAAG gctgcagtggaaaacatcatgaaggagaagatgcccaagagaggagggaggtggtggtTCTCCTGGAGAGGCAGGAACAGCGGCGACAAATCg GATTCGATGTCGGAGTGTGGGGCGTGTGGCTCTGCTGAGCAGCCTGGGACAATGACAAGCAG ACACAAAGAAGAATCTTCCTCAAGTGATGAAGACCTCAGAGCAGCCAACCAGACCTCTACCAGCGTCCAATCCGAGCCGGGGCTGGCATCAGGGGGCGTGTCTTATAAGAAAACCCTACGACTCACATCAGAGCAGCTG gagTCTCTCCAGCTGCAGGATGGGCCGAACAATGTAGTGTTCAGTGTGACCACTCAGTACCAGGGAACCTCTCGCTGTCAGGGAACCATCTACCTCTGGAACTGGGACGACAAGATAATTATCTCCGACATAGATGGAACCATTACCAG GTCGGACACATTGGGTCACATCCTGCCCACGCTGGGGAAAGACTGGACCCACCAGGGCATCGCACAACTCTACCACAAAGTCAGCCA AAATGGCTACAAGTTCCTGTACTGCTCAGCTCGAGCCATCGGCATGGCTGACATGACCAGAGGTTACCTGCACTGGGTCAATGAGAGAGGCACCATGCTTCCGGTCGGCCCCGTCCTTCTGAGCCCCAGCAGCCTGTTCTCAGCTCTGCACAG ggAGGTAATCGAGAAGAAACCAGAGAAGTTCAAGATTGAGTGTCTGACTGACATCAAGAACCTCTTCTACCCCAACAAGCAGCCTTTCTATGCAGCGTTTGGCAACAGACCgacg GATGTATACTCCTACAAAGAAGTAGGAGTACCACTAAACAGGATTTTTACAGTGAATCCCAAAGGCGAGCTGGTGCAGGAGCACGCCAAGACCAACATCTCATC GTACGTACGTCTCGGTGAGGTGGTGGACCACGTGTTCCCCCTGAAGATGCGCGCCTCCTCCTCGGACTTCCCCTGCTCGGACACCTACAGCCACTTCACGTTCTGGAGGAATCAGCTCCCCCGGGTGGATCATCAGGGAACGACGCCTCCACAGAGtcccagctccagcagctga
- the LOC118099347 gene encoding phosphatidate phosphatase LPIN1 isoform X1 — MTSAEDDEELDETVDQYATDNTWSWTRQTMNYVGQLAGQVFVQVKELYRGLNPATLSGCIDVIVVRQPDGSLQCSPFHVRFGKMGVLRSLEKVVDMEINGEPVDLHMKLGDNGEAFFVQETENDQEVVPSYLATSPIMSDGAALMSSSLMGKSSGQPVLTLGSAGSNGEPGGGMMKKRRKRRRKARADNVRREESGDYSGDEDMFTIDISSDECAEMESNRSSSRDVLRDETNVGSTSGSYKQAGLYTHSDGEWSPIHSPGNSRPTSPKSDSELLTKPSDADNQNPAMHWAWGELPHAAMPSFLPVRSNPPPVCPVSIPVSDSTHFRVITHETSSEAPSEISALQLLMSEDTVVTEQTVVTFGMESESTRMESQTVTSETQVSTVESVAARMMADLEEAQPRPHGKSDSPSKRKVVDKRSRHLGSDGIYLDDITDLQPEVAALYFPKSDGVAAVRSISDPGLHSSSQSPQSVSSGGDSGMDSYCDLMSDLPSIAISLCGGLTDNREITKEQFHEKIISYQQFAENPSLIDDPNLVVKIGSKYYNWSSAAPLMLAMQAFQKPLPKAAVENIMKEKMPKRGGRWWFSWRGRNSGDKSDSMSECGACGSAEQPGTMTSRHKEESSSSDEDLRAANQTSTSVQSEPGLASGGVSYKKTLRLTSEQLESLQLQDGPNNVVFSVTTQYQGTSRCQGTIYLWNWDDKIIISDIDGTITRSDTLGHILPTLGKDWTHQGIAQLYHKVSQNGYKFLYCSARAIGMADMTRGYLHWVNERGTMLPVGPVLLSPSSLFSALHREVIEKKPEKFKIECLTDIKNLFYPNKQPFYAAFGNRPTDVYSYKEVGVPLNRIFTVNPKGELVQEHAKTNISSYVRLGEVVDHVFPLKMRASSSDFPCSDTYSHFTFWRNQLPRVDHQGTTPPQSPSSSS, encoded by the exons acCCGTCAGACCATGAACTACGTGGGACAGTTGGCGGGCCAGGTGTTCGTCCAGGTCAAGGAGCTGTACCGGGGCCTCAATCCCGCCACCCTTTCTGGCTGCATTGACGTCATTGTCGTGAGACAGCCCGATGGCTCGCTGCAGTGCTCGCCCTTCCACGTTCGCTTCGGCAAGATGGGCGTCCTCCGGTCCCTAGAGAAAGTG GTTGACATGGAGATCAATGGGGAACCAGTGGATCTGCACATGAAGCTCGGGGACAATGGAGAGGCATTCTTTGTGCAAGAAACAGAAAACGATCAG GAAGTGGTTCCCTCCTACCTGGCCACATCTCCGATCATGTCCGACGGGGCCGCTCTCATGAGCTCCTCCCTGATGGGGAAGAGCTCTGGGCAGCCCGTGCTGACGCTGGGCTCCGCAGGGAGCAACGGGGAGCCCGGTGGCgggatgatgaagaagaggaggaagaggaggaggaaagccCGGGCGGACAacgtgaggagggaggagagcggaGACTACTCCGGAGACGAGGACATGTTCACCATAGACATCAGCTCCGATGAATGCGCGGAGATGGAGAGCAACAG gtctTCTTCTCGGGATGTCTTAAGAGACGAGACAAACGTCGGTTCGACCAGCGGCTCCTACAAACAGGCTGGACTCTACACCCACTCAGATGGAGAGTGGAGTCCCATCCACAG ccCTGGAAACTCTCGTCCCACGTCCCCAAAGAGTGACTCTGAATTGTTGACCAAGCCGTCAGACGCGGACAACCAGAATCCAGCCATGCACTGGGCGTGGGGAGAGCTGCCACATGCTGCCATG CCGTCCTTCCTCCCAGTGAGGTCCAACCCTCCACCAGTGTGTCCCGTATCCATCCCCGTGTCTGACAGCACCCATTTCCGCGTGATTACTCATGAGACGTCTTCAGAGGCCCCGTCTGAAATATCAGCGCTTCAGCTGCTGATGTCGGAGGACACGGTCGTCACAGAACAGACGGTTGTCACATTTGGGATGGAGTCAGAATCCACGAGGATGGAGTCTCAGACCGTCACCTCAGAGACGCAGGTGTCGACGGTGGAAAGTGTTGCTGCTCGTATGATGGCCGACCTGGAGGAGGCGCAGCCGCGGCCACATGGCAAGTCTGACTCTCCATCCAAGAGAAAAG TTGTAGACAAGAGGAGCCGCCATCTTGGTTCAGATGGGATTTAcctggatgacatcacagatcTCCAGCCGGAAGTGGCAGCACTTTACTTCCCTAAGAg TGACGGCGTTGCAGCCGTGAGGAGCATCTCAGACCCGGGCCTCCACAGCTCCAGTCAGTCCCCGCAGTCGGTCAGCTCTGGAGGAGACAGCGGCATGGACAGCTACTGCGACCTCATGTCAGACCTGCCGTCTATCGctatctctctgtgtggaggCCTCACTGACAACAGGGAGATCACAAAAG agcAGTTCCACGAGAAAATCATCTCCTACCAGCAGTTCGCAGAGAACCCCTCCCTCATCGACGACCCCAACTTGGTTGTAAAAATCGGCTCCAA GTACTATAACTGGAGCTCTGCGGCTCCACTTATGCTGGCGATGCAGGCCTTTCAGAAACCTCTGCCAAAG gctgcagtggaaaacatcatgaaggagaagatgcccaagagaggagggaggtggtggtTCTCCTGGAGAGGCAGGAACAGCGGCGACAAATCg GATTCGATGTCGGAGTGTGGGGCGTGTGGCTCTGCTGAGCAGCCTGGGACAATGACAAGCAG ACACAAAGAAGAATCTTCCTCAAGTGATGAAGACCTCAGAGCAGCCAACCAGACCTCTACCAGCGTCCAATCCGAGCCGGGGCTGGCATCAGGGGGCGTGTCTTATAAGAAAACCCTACGACTCACATCAGAGCAGCTG gagTCTCTCCAGCTGCAGGATGGGCCGAACAATGTAGTGTTCAGTGTGACCACTCAGTACCAGGGAACCTCTCGCTGTCAGGGAACCATCTACCTCTGGAACTGGGACGACAAGATAATTATCTCCGACATAGATGGAACCATTACCAG GTCGGACACATTGGGTCACATCCTGCCCACGCTGGGGAAAGACTGGACCCACCAGGGCATCGCACAACTCTACCACAAAGTCAGCCA AAATGGCTACAAGTTCCTGTACTGCTCAGCTCGAGCCATCGGCATGGCTGACATGACCAGAGGTTACCTGCACTGGGTCAATGAGAGAGGCACCATGCTTCCGGTCGGCCCCGTCCTTCTGAGCCCCAGCAGCCTGTTCTCAGCTCTGCACAG ggAGGTAATCGAGAAGAAACCAGAGAAGTTCAAGATTGAGTGTCTGACTGACATCAAGAACCTCTTCTACCCCAACAAGCAGCCTTTCTATGCAGCGTTTGGCAACAGACCgacg GATGTATACTCCTACAAAGAAGTAGGAGTACCACTAAACAGGATTTTTACAGTGAATCCCAAAGGCGAGCTGGTGCAGGAGCACGCCAAGACCAACATCTCATC GTACGTACGTCTCGGTGAGGTGGTGGACCACGTGTTCCCCCTGAAGATGCGCGCCTCCTCCTCGGACTTCCCCTGCTCGGACACCTACAGCCACTTCACGTTCTGGAGGAATCAGCTCCCCCGGGTGGATCATCAGGGAACGACGCCTCCACAGAGtcccagctccagcagctga